The following coding sequences lie in one Cupriavidus sp. WKF15 genomic window:
- a CDS encoding HAD family phosphatase, with amino-acid sequence MTVADGAANGPSSRFDCVIFDCDGVLVDSEPIVNRVLNEMLNELGIAISLEDSTKWFLGRAVREELDNIERRRGAPLPENWLSQWFVRRNQVLEAEVQSVAYVREAVAAIAATGVPVCVASGADRIKVKLQLTRTGLVELFQQDGREHIFSATEVERSKPAPDVYLLAARTMGVEPSRCAVIEDSPTGVTAGVAAGMTVFGYAARNDAAMLRDAGARHLFTDMRDLPELLG; translated from the coding sequence ATGACCGTAGCAGACGGGGCCGCGAACGGCCCATCCTCGCGTTTCGACTGTGTGATCTTCGACTGCGACGGCGTGCTCGTCGACAGCGAGCCCATCGTCAACCGCGTGCTCAACGAAATGCTCAACGAGCTTGGCATCGCCATCTCGCTCGAGGATTCGACGAAGTGGTTCCTGGGACGCGCGGTGCGCGAAGAGCTCGACAACATCGAGCGCAGGCGCGGCGCGCCGTTGCCGGAGAACTGGCTGTCGCAGTGGTTTGTGCGGCGCAACCAGGTGCTGGAGGCCGAGGTACAGAGCGTGGCGTACGTGCGCGAGGCGGTGGCCGCCATCGCCGCCACCGGGGTGCCGGTGTGCGTGGCTTCCGGCGCGGACCGCATCAAGGTCAAGCTGCAGCTCACGCGCACGGGCCTGGTGGAACTGTTCCAGCAGGACGGGCGCGAGCACATCTTCTCGGCCACCGAGGTGGAGCGCAGCAAGCCGGCGCCGGATGTGTACCTGCTGGCCGCCCGTACCATGGGCGTGGAACCGTCGCGCTGCGCGGTGATCGAGGACAGCCCTACCGGTGTCACGGCCGGCGTGGCCGCGGGCATGACGGTGTTCGGCTACGCGGCGCGCAATGACGCCGCCATGCTGCGCGACGCAGGGGCCCGCCACTTGTTCACGGACATGCGCGACTTGCCGGAGCTGCTCGGATGA
- a CDS encoding YchJ family protein — MSAKRPPRATAAPCPCGVGADYAACCGRYHRGDAVPPNAEALMRSRYTAYVMGKMDWLRQTWHPSTCPADLAPDTGTRWLGLTIKAHSQQDDTHAEVEFVARYKVGGRAWRLHERSRFVREPRAAGEAPVWLYVDGDMIGEAS; from the coding sequence ATGAGTGCAAAGCGCCCGCCTCGCGCCACGGCCGCGCCGTGCCCCTGCGGCGTCGGCGCGGACTATGCCGCGTGCTGCGGCCGCTATCACCGCGGCGACGCCGTGCCGCCCAATGCCGAGGCGCTGATGCGCTCGCGCTACACCGCGTATGTCATGGGCAAGATGGACTGGCTGCGGCAGACCTGGCATCCGTCCACATGCCCCGCGGACCTGGCGCCGGACACGGGCACCCGCTGGCTGGGTCTCACCATCAAGGCCCATTCCCAGCAGGACGATACGCATGCCGAAGTGGAATTCGTGGCGCGCTACAAGGTAGGCGGGCGCGCCTGGCGGCTGCATGAGCGCAGCCGGTTCGTGCGCGAGCCGCGCGCGGCCGGCGAGGCGCCGGTGTGGCTGTATGTGGATGGCGACATGATCGGGGAGGCGTCATGA
- a CDS encoding glutathione S-transferase, with amino-acid sequence MSVEAQASGGTPEYLLYCFAQSGNAYKVALLLETVSAQRGRQLWQPRFVDYFNGETRTPEYRAINVMGEVPVLEFGGQRLSQSGVILETLASRLDAYGAANEAERAEVMRWLLFDNHKFTSYTATYRFLRTFAASPDPTVLQFFRTRCEGAWSVLNAQLAGRRFVIGEHATIADFSLAGYVFFDDEIGVHWRKEYPHIHAWAERMRALPGWKHPYELMPGHPLPKRSG; translated from the coding sequence ATGAGCGTGGAAGCCCAGGCATCCGGCGGCACGCCGGAGTACCTGCTGTACTGCTTTGCCCAGTCCGGCAATGCCTACAAGGTGGCACTGCTGCTGGAGACCGTCAGCGCGCAGCGCGGCCGGCAGTTGTGGCAGCCGCGCTTTGTCGATTATTTCAATGGCGAGACCCGCACGCCGGAGTACCGCGCCATCAATGTGATGGGCGAAGTCCCGGTGCTGGAGTTCGGCGGCCAGCGGCTGTCACAGTCCGGCGTGATCCTGGAAACGCTGGCATCGCGGCTCGATGCCTACGGTGCCGCGAACGAAGCCGAGCGCGCTGAAGTCATGCGCTGGCTGCTGTTCGACAACCACAAGTTCACTTCGTACACCGCCACTTACCGTTTTCTGCGCACCTTCGCCGCGTCACCGGACCCGACCGTGCTGCAGTTCTTCCGCACGCGCTGCGAAGGCGCATGGAGCGTGCTGAACGCGCAGCTGGCCGGCCGCAGGTTCGTCATCGGCGAGCATGCCACCATCGCCGATTTCTCGCTGGCGGGCTATGTGTTCTTCGACGACGAGATCGGCGTGCACTGGCGCAAGGAGTATCCGCATATCCACGCGTGGGCCGAACGCATGCGCGCGCTGCCGGGATGGAAGCATCCGTATGAGCTGATGCCGGGGCATCCGTTGCCGAAGCGCAGCGGCTGA